TTCGAGTTGCTCGCACAGGTGAGCGACCTCGTCGCAGCCTGAGCGCGAGTGTCTGCGCGCAGTGTGAAGGACGATTGCGAGTCGTCGTGATGTCGTAAGGTGTGCACGCAGATGCCCAGTGGGGCGGGCATCTGCACGCGAACAGTACGCATCCGGGGGGATCTTCATGACACGCGCCGACAGCCGTCCATCGGTCGGCCAAGTGCCGTCGACCACCGCACCAGAAGCAGACCGTCGGCCATCGGGAACGCATTCCGTATTCGCGCAGGACGTCTGCCGGGTGACGGTGTTGGCCAGGTCCACCCAGGTGGATATGGCGCTGCCGGTGGACGTTCCGGTCTCGCTTCTCGTTCCGGGGATCGTCGACATGATCGCAGGCTTGATCGCAGGAGTGCAGCCTGCGGAACGACCCGGGGTGGCAGGAGTGCAGCCTGCGGAACGACCCGGGATTGCGGGAGTGCAGCCCGCGGAACGACTCGGCGTGGCCGGGTACGACCTCGATCCTGAGTCCGAGGGCGTGCCCGTGGCGTGGACGCTCGCTCGAATCGGGTTGCCTCCGCTGTCGCCGACGGCGACCTTCGCCGAACTGTCGGTTCGCGACGGCGAGTTGCTCGTGTTGGGCGTCGCCGAGCGGCCTGCACCGGTTCCGCTCTTCGACGACCTCATGTATTCCGTTGCGAGAGCGGGTAGCGACGACGTCCCACACTGGACGGCACGCACTGCGCGAACCGTCGGCTCGGTCGTCACCGCATCCTCGGTGTTGTTGGCGTGCGCGACGGTGTTGCGTGGGCCGATTCGCGCCGGAGCCGAGAATGTGGGCGATATCGTGGGGGGAGTCGCTGCGGTGACTGCCTCGATCCTCTTCGCGATCGCGGGGGTGATTCTGGGGCGGCTGTATCGGCAGGACGCGGTCGCGGTGATGTTCGGCGGGTGTGCCGTCACGCTGATGTTCACCGGCGGAACTCTGCTGGTGCCAGGACAATTCGGTGCGGCGCAGCTGATGTTGGGCTCGGCCATGGCCGGCGCGACGGCCCTGTTGTCCCTGCGGATCGGTGGAACCGGCTTCGCGTTGTTCACCGCCGCGATCGTGCTGGCGTTGCTCACGTTCCTCGCGGCTGTGTGCACGCTGTTCACCACGATGTCGCAACCGGCGATCGGCACCGCTGCGGCTCTGGCGGGTCTCACGGGAATTGCTCTCTCCGCGCGCGTGTCGATGATGCAGGCCAAGTTGCCGCTTCCGCCGGTTCCCACAGCAGGCGCACCGCTGGACACGGTCGAGGAAGCCGAACTCGACGCGATGTCGTTCGAGGATCTGCAGGGAGCCGCAGCACGAGCGCGGAGTTACCTGACCGGTCTGCTGCTGGCGTTCACGGTCGCCGTGGTGACAGGCGTTCTCGCTGCGGCGGCCGACGATGCCGGGGGCGGCGTCGAGTGGCCCGCGGTAGCGCTCGCGGCGCTGTGCGCTCTCGTTCTCCTACTGCGAGGTCGTACCTATGCCGTTGTGGTACATGCTGTTCCGCTTGTCGCAGGCGGGACGACGATTGTGTTGTCTCTCCTCGTCGGTGCCGTGATCGCGTTGCCCGAATACTCCCTCGCTTTGTTCGGCGTGGCAGTGGCCGGAGCCGTGACTGCATCGATCTTCGGCGCATTCGTGCCGACACGCACGTACTCGCCGGTGATGCGACGATCGGCCGAGCTCCTCGAGTATGCCGTCATTGCCCTGGTCATCCCGGTAGCCGTGTGGGTGTGCGGGTTGTACAGCGTCGTCCGCGGGCTGTGATGCCGCGCAGGCGGCACACAATCGTCGTTGCGGTGCTCACTGCTCTCGCCGTGTTGTCGAATGCCGTTCTCGGGGTCTCTCCCGCTCGTGCCGAACGCCCCCTGATCGATCCCGCCCAGTTACCCGCACCGAGTCCCCCGGCTCCTCTCGAGCCCACGGAACAGAAGAATGCGTGCGCTCTTCCGTCCGAGACACCCGACCCGCAGGAGGTTCCGACCGCGCTGAAAGCGCTGGACTTCGCGTCGGTCTGGCCCATCACTCGCGGAGCCGGTCAGGTGGTCGCTGTCATCGATACCGGTGTCACCGCTCATCCGCGTTTGTCGGGTCTGAGCCCGGGCGGCGATTACGTCAGTGCAGGTGACGGATTGTTCGATTGCGATGCGCACGGCACCATGGTGGCCGGTTTGATCGCCGCGAACACCGCGCCGGGCAGTGGATTCGCCGGCGGCGCGCCGGATGTACGCATACTCTCGATTCGCCAGTCCAGCAATGTTTTTCAGATTGTCGACAACCGACCCGAGGAGGACAAGGCCGCCGAGCCGGAGAACGCCGCGGGGTACGGGAACGTGCGCACGATGGCCATGGCCATCAGGACCGCGGTCGACTCCGGGGCGTCGGTCATCAACATCTCGGAGGTGGCCTGCGTACCCGCGGGAGGCGGTGTGCCGGACGGCCCCCTCGGTGCCGCGGTGCACTACGCCGTCCGTGAGCGAAATGTCGTCGTCGTTGCCGCAGCGGGAAATCTGGGCAGCACGGCCTGCCAGACGCAGAACCCGCATGCTGACCCGCTTCGGCCCGATGCAGATCCGTGGGACGGCTTCGCGACCATCGCAACCCCGGCCTGGTTCGAAGACGTGTTGACCGTCGGTTCGGTCGAGTCGGATGGCACGCCGTCCTCGTTCAGTCTTGCGGGTCCGTGGGTCGACGTCGCCGCGCCGGGCTCGAACATGACCTCGCTGTCGCCTTCGGGCAGCGGACTGGCGAACGGCACTCGGGGCAACGACGGTGTGAACCCCATGACGGGAACCAGTTTCGCGGCACCGCTGGTGGCTGCTGTCGCAGCACTGGTGCGCGCCCACCGGCCCGAGCTGACGGCGCTGGAAGTGGTGGACCGAATCGAGAGAACGGCGCACGCACCGGCCGAGGGATGGAACCCGTTCGTCGGTCACGGCGTCGTCGATCCACTCGCCGCGGTGACCGATCTCCTGGTGCCTGCACCTCGTGCCGCGCTTGCGGACAGCGTCGCGATGCGCGCTCCGCTTCCACCGCCTGCACCGGATCATCGTCCGCGAAATGCAGCGGTCACAGGTTCGGTACTGGTCGCGGTGATTCTGGCGCTCGGTCTTGCGCTGTCGATACCTTTGCGTCGGCGGGGCCGGCCGTAACGAGTTGCGCTACTTCGTCGGTAGCGCGGCGGCCTGTGGGTCGGGCGCAACCCGTCGTGCATCGTCAGGGCCTGACCACGCCCGAGAGTGGGACCGCTACCGAGCAAGTGCAGGATCGCCCACGGCGCCGGTGCGGGTGGCCCGAACCCCAGCGCCGACACTGCTTCACTGCCCTCGACGCCGTAACGAACCCCGGTGTCTGCCACGAAGAAGACGCTGTCCTGACGGGTACTCGACGTCGAGATTCCCGTGCCGCGGACGAACCCGCCACTGCCGGGTGCCAGATAGACCTGATCCACGGCGTCACCTCCACCATCGGCCTGAGCCAGCGTGACCGGTTGCGCGCCGGACTCGAGCGGTAACCCGCGACCGGCGGACTCCACGAGCCGAGCCGTCGGCCCGCCGTCGGCCACCTCGAGCGGTTCCCAGGTGAGACAGTTGACAGGTTGCTCACCGGCGTCGACGATCACGGGGGTCGTCGCCGGAAACGTCGAGACCGAAAGCCCCACCGAGGTTTTCGGCGCATCTCGGAGAACGTCGGGGTTGACCGCTGCGATGTCTGGACTGCCTTGCGAGTCGGTGAACTTGATGAGCAGTGCAGCCGTTTCGCTGATCGCTTGAATACCGTCCTCGAGTACGACGTAGTACTGGACGTCGCGACCGGCCACCTTGACGACCGAACCGATCGGTCGACCGTCGAACGGAAACTGCGGAGCCTCTCCCGCGCGGGGAATGAACGGTGCCGCGACGGCCGGCGACTGCGGCACCGAATTGAGTAGACCGGCACTCACCGGTGACGGTGTGGCATCCTCCAGCCCGAGTGCACGGATCACGGCCCGGTCGGCCAGATCGACCGGCGACTTCGTTCCGTCGTGCACGAGGTACGCCGTGCCGTTCGAGCTCCACAGGAATGCCTCGGTATCGGCAAGTGGCGCTGCGCTGTCGTCGTACCGGAGATCACCCGCGACGACCGTGGTCGAGGTGACCCCTGCGATCGGATCGAGTGTGTCGCACACAGTCCACGCTTCGGCGCGACCATCGGCGTCGTGCGGCAGCGCCGACGGAGCGCCAGGAATCCCCACCAGCGCTCCGCGAGGCCTGGACGCGAGCTCGGATTCCTTGACCGTCAACGGGTCGTCGGGCTTGCCGACCACCAGTCTGGCCGACGCGAGATTGAGCACCGGGTGGAACACGTCGTCCACTTTCACGAACATGGCGGCCGAATCCTTACCGACCACGATCGACGCATCGCCGATCTTGTCCTGCGGCCGAAACAGTGCCAGCGCAGCGCATCCCGCCAAACCGATACAGGCGATCACGACGCCCACCAGCAGTGCACGGGACTGCGACTTCATCGGATCGTGCAACATTCGGGCATCACGCCTGATCAGCGCGTGTTCCATTCGGCGAACGAGAAAGCGATAGCCGCCAACCTGCCACTTCGTTGTGGGCGTCGACGCCACAGTTCCTCCCCAGGATTCGATCTGACCCGATCCCCATTCGAGTCACGCGACACAGTACAGTTCGTGCGCACACCTCGGCGACCGCTTCGGCGGCGATCGATGGGTACGGCAACCTTCGGGGGGAGGGTTCGGATGGCACGTACGGGTTCGATCGGGCTCGGGCGAACCGCGATGCCTTTCGCCGCGCCTACGCTCCGACGCGTGATCACGGCCGAGATCGCTGCAGTGGCAACGAGTCTTGCGTTGCTCGCAGGGCAGGTGCGGCCGTTATGGGCACTGGTCGCCGCTGCGGCGGTGGCACTCGTTCCGTTCGTGACCATTCGCCGCAGACCGATCGTCGACTGGTTCCGGGTCCTCTGGCGGTTCCTCGCGAACCGTTTTCCCGAGGTGGGTGTGACCACCGACCATCACGACACGACGGGCCGGGCTGTCGGTGTCCACTGGCAGCGCAACACGGTCAGCTGCATCATCGAGATCCTCCCGCCCGCGCACACGAAGACGGTTCTCGGCAGGGCGAGCGCGGACACGCGGTACACCCTCCCCATCGAGACGCTGGCGTCGTGTCTTCGGCAACACGACATCGCCGTCTCGTCGATCGACATCGCTGCACTCGGACTTCGCAGCTCACCCGGTTCGGCTGCCACCGAGGTGTACGAGGGACTCATCGGTCTGCTACCCGCTGTGGCGATGCGGACGGTATGGGTAGCAGTCACTCTCGACGTGCGGTCCAATGCTCGGGCTATCGAGGTCAGAGGCGGAAGCCGCGCCGGGGCAGCGCGCACCGCCGTCGTGGCGACCACGCGCGTCCTGCGTGCTCTCCAGGCCGATGGCCTGCCCTCGCGCCTGCTCACGAGCGCACAACTTCGATCGGCTGTGGTGCACCTCTGTCGGGGAGTGAGTACCGACGATCTGACACAGACGTGGTCGACGGCACCCTTGCCGGGAGTGTCCAGCGTCGGCTTCGGAATGGACTGCAGCGCAATCACTGCCGAAGACATTGCCACTCTGTGGTCGACACCGTCCCTGGGGACGACGATGACCTTCCACCTGCAGCCGACCCGCGACAGCGGAAAGCTTCGCATCCGTGGATCGTGCAGATTCGCCGCCCGCGCCCGAGTCGCGAAACCTTCGGTCCGCGGATTGACCTCGATGAGCGGAAGTCAACGAGACGGTATCTTCGCACAGCTACCGCTGGCAGTACCCGGGCTGAAGTCCTTGTCCCCCAGTAGAACTCTCGACGTATCGAGCCTCGACGACCTGGACCTTCCGGTGAGCGGTTGCGGCCAGCTCCTGGGTTCCGACGCCGCCGGACACGGTGTCGCGGTGCGATTGTTCGGGCCGGGCCTGGCCCGAGTGCGGATCGCCGGGGAACTCTACCTCGCTCAGCAACTGCTGTTCCGCGCCATCGCTACGGGAGCCAGAGTTCTCGTTCGGAGCGACCGCCCGCACGCATGGCGATCACTCCTCGACGCGATAGGTGCCCCCGACCGCCTGTCTGTCGACGGCCACACGATCCGATCTCGGACGCCGTACGACGTGATCCTGAACGACTTCGCGGACGGGTCCGAACCGACCGATCAGCAACGACTTTCGGGTGTGACCGTGATGTCGTTGACCGAGCATGTACCGCGCGACGACGGCGCGGAGCACGCGCGCGGACTGCCGCGGCGGGAGTGGGACGTGTCGATAGTTCAACCGCACGCCTCGGGCGACCGGATCAGGGTGCTCTCGGGCCCTCTCGACATCGAACTGACACTGGTGACGATCCCTCAGGAGACGGCGTTCATCGGTCGGCCACGAAGTCTGCGCTCAGCCGTGCGTGCTTGACGAATTCTCAGCCGGGATAGTCGATTCGCTCCCGTCCGCCGGCCACCGCACCGGCCCACCACTCGACTTGATCGAGCAGTCGACCCAGGGCATCGACGGCAGCGGCATCGTCGATACCACCCTCGTCGTCGAACCGCTTGCGCACACGGTGCACCGATACGGCGTCTCGAACGGACACCATGTGCAGTTCCGCAGTGATCTGTCGTAGTTGTTCGGTAGCTCTGATTCCGCCACCGAGGCCTCCGTAGGACACAAATCCCACCGGCTTGGCGCGCCACTCGTACTTCACGGTGTCGAGCGCCGTCTTCAACGATCCTGGAACGCCGTGGTTGTACTCGGGCGTGACGAACACGAACGCGTCGCATGCCCCGATCGTCGAGGTGAAACGCTCGGTATCGTCGTTCGGGACCAAATTGCCGGGCAATTCGAAGTCGGCCAGATCCACGTGGACCACCTCGATGCTCGCACGCTCGGCGGCAACGCTGCGGACCCAGGCCGCGACCGTGGGTCCGATGCGCCCGGCGCGGACACTACCGACGACGATGGCTAGTTGTATCGGATGCATCGTTCCGACAGTAGCCCCGGTTGCGGTTCGTCAGCCCTCTCCCCCGCAGCATCCGTCGGCCGAGACCGCAGTTCGCACCTCTCGGGTGGCCGCGTT
The nucleotide sequence above comes from Rhodococcoides fascians A25f. Encoded proteins:
- the mycP gene encoding type VII secretion-associated serine protease mycosin, yielding MPRRRHTIVVAVLTALAVLSNAVLGVSPARAERPLIDPAQLPAPSPPAPLEPTEQKNACALPSETPDPQEVPTALKALDFASVWPITRGAGQVVAVIDTGVTAHPRLSGLSPGGDYVSAGDGLFDCDAHGTMVAGLIAANTAPGSGFAGGAPDVRILSIRQSSNVFQIVDNRPEEDKAAEPENAAGYGNVRTMAMAIRTAVDSGASVINISEVACVPAGGGVPDGPLGAAVHYAVRERNVVVVAAAGNLGSTACQTQNPHADPLRPDADPWDGFATIATPAWFEDVLTVGSVESDGTPSSFSLAGPWVDVAAPGSNMTSLSPSGSGLANGTRGNDGVNPMTGTSFAAPLVAAVAALVRAHRPELTALEVVDRIERTAHAPAEGWNPFVGHGVVDPLAAVTDLLVPAPRAALADSVAMRAPLPPPAPDHRPRNAAVTGSVLVAVILALGLALSIPLRRRGRP
- the eccB gene encoding type VII secretion protein EccB, whose protein sequence is MASTPTTKWQVGGYRFLVRRMEHALIRRDARMLHDPMKSQSRALLVGVVIACIGLAGCAALALFRPQDKIGDASIVVGKDSAAMFVKVDDVFHPVLNLASARLVVGKPDDPLTVKESELASRPRGALVGIPGAPSALPHDADGRAEAWTVCDTLDPIAGVTSTTVVAGDLRYDDSAAPLADTEAFLWSSNGTAYLVHDGTKSPVDLADRAVIRALGLEDATPSPVSAGLLNSVPQSPAVAAPFIPRAGEAPQFPFDGRPIGSVVKVAGRDVQYYVVLEDGIQAISETAALLIKFTDSQGSPDIAAVNPDVLRDAPKTSVGLSVSTFPATTPVIVDAGEQPVNCLTWEPLEVADGGPTARLVESAGRGLPLESGAQPVTLAQADGGGDAVDQVYLAPGSGGFVRGTGISTSSTRQDSVFFVADTGVRYGVEGSEAVSALGFGPPAPAPWAILHLLGSGPTLGRGQALTMHDGLRPTHRPPRYRRSSATRYGRPRRRKGIDSARPSARITATSTEPVTAAFRGR
- a CDS encoding NADPH-dependent FMN reductase, which translates into the protein MHPIQLAIVVGSVRAGRIGPTVAAWVRSVAAERASIEVVHVDLADFELPGNLVPNDDTERFTSTIGACDAFVFVTPEYNHGVPGSLKTALDTVKYEWRAKPVGFVSYGGLGGGIRATEQLRQITAELHMVSVRDAVSVHRVRKRFDDEGGIDDAAAVDALGRLLDQVEWWAGAVAGGRERIDYPG
- the eccE gene encoding type VII secretion protein EccE — its product is MARTGSIGLGRTAMPFAAPTLRRVITAEIAAVATSLALLAGQVRPLWALVAAAAVALVPFVTIRRRPIVDWFRVLWRFLANRFPEVGVTTDHHDTTGRAVGVHWQRNTVSCIIEILPPAHTKTVLGRASADTRYTLPIETLASCLRQHDIAVSSIDIAALGLRSSPGSAATEVYEGLIGLLPAVAMRTVWVAVTLDVRSNARAIEVRGGSRAGAARTAVVATTRVLRALQADGLPSRLLTSAQLRSAVVHLCRGVSTDDLTQTWSTAPLPGVSSVGFGMDCSAITAEDIATLWSTPSLGTTMTFHLQPTRDSGKLRIRGSCRFAARARVAKPSVRGLTSMSGSQRDGIFAQLPLAVPGLKSLSPSRTLDVSSLDDLDLPVSGCGQLLGSDAAGHGVAVRLFGPGLARVRIAGELYLAQQLLFRAIATGARVLVRSDRPHAWRSLLDAIGAPDRLSVDGHTIRSRTPYDVILNDFADGSEPTDQQRLSGVTVMSLTEHVPRDDGAEHARGLPRREWDVSIVQPHASGDRIRVLSGPLDIELTLVTIPQETAFIGRPRSLRSAVRA
- the eccD gene encoding type VII secretion integral membrane protein EccD; the encoded protein is MTRADSRPSVGQVPSTTAPEADRRPSGTHSVFAQDVCRVTVLARSTQVDMALPVDVPVSLLVPGIVDMIAGLIAGVQPAERPGVAGVQPAERPGIAGVQPAERLGVAGYDLDPESEGVPVAWTLARIGLPPLSPTATFAELSVRDGELLVLGVAERPAPVPLFDDLMYSVARAGSDDVPHWTARTARTVGSVVTASSVLLACATVLRGPIRAGAENVGDIVGGVAAVTASILFAIAGVILGRLYRQDAVAVMFGGCAVTLMFTGGTLLVPGQFGAAQLMLGSAMAGATALLSLRIGGTGFALFTAAIVLALLTFLAAVCTLFTTMSQPAIGTAAALAGLTGIALSARVSMMQAKLPLPPVPTAGAPLDTVEEAELDAMSFEDLQGAAARARSYLTGLLLAFTVAVVTGVLAAAADDAGGGVEWPAVALAALCALVLLLRGRTYAVVVHAVPLVAGGTTIVLSLLVGAVIALPEYSLALFGVAVAGAVTASIFGAFVPTRTYSPVMRRSAELLEYAVIALVIPVAVWVCGLYSVVRGL